From the uncultured Trichococcus sp. genome, one window contains:
- the opp3b gene encoding oligopeptide ABC transporter permease gives MKSYAKYIGKRILYMAITLFLIASITFFLMKALPGTPYSNQDKLSEEQIFIMNEKYGLNKPILVQYAVYIFGLVRGDLGVSFQFNNTPVTDLLSSRVGPSIQLGLQAVIIGTILGIVLGVIAAMRQGTWVDTVATLTAIVGRSIPNFVFAVILQLVFGVWLKVLPIALWNEGFRSSILPTIALSISPLADSARFMRTEMVDVLGSDYVELARAKGLSRWEVAFKHGIRNALIPLVTIIGPMTVGLMTGSMVVENIFAIPGIGEQFVKSILTNDYPTIMGVTMMYSTMLVIVILLVDILYGIIDPRIRVATEGGE, from the coding sequence ATGAAAAGTTATGCAAAGTACATCGGCAAGCGTATTTTATATATGGCAATTACGTTGTTTTTGATTGCATCGATAACTTTTTTTCTGATGAAAGCTTTGCCGGGTACACCATACAGTAACCAAGACAAGTTATCTGAAGAACAAATTTTTATCATGAATGAGAAGTATGGACTGAACAAACCGATTTTGGTCCAATATGCAGTTTATATTTTTGGACTAGTACGTGGAGATCTGGGTGTTTCATTCCAGTTCAACAATACTCCGGTTACGGATTTGCTGAGCAGCCGGGTAGGACCATCCATACAATTAGGGCTTCAAGCAGTTATTATAGGGACGATCCTCGGTATTGTGCTGGGTGTGATCGCAGCGATGAGACAAGGGACTTGGGTGGATACAGTTGCCACTTTGACAGCCATCGTCGGCCGTTCGATCCCTAACTTTGTTTTTGCTGTTATTCTGCAATTGGTATTCGGAGTGTGGCTGAAAGTGTTGCCGATCGCTTTATGGAATGAAGGCTTCCGTTCGTCGATTCTGCCTACGATTGCGTTGAGCATATCGCCGCTGGCCGATTCGGCCCGGTTCATGCGAACCGAAATGGTCGATGTATTAGGCAGCGATTATGTCGAACTTGCGAGAGCAAAAGGTCTGAGCCGTTGGGAAGTCGCGTTCAAACACGGTATCCGTAATGCGCTGATTCCTTTGGTTACCATCATCGGCCCGATGACAGTCGGTTTGATGACCGGTTCGATGGTTGTCGAAAATATTTTTGCCATCCCTGGTATCGGGGAACAATTCGTAAAATCCATCTTGACGAATGATTATCCGACAATCATGGGTGTCACCATGATGTATTCGACCATGTTGGTGATCGTCATTTTGTTGGTTGACATCCTTTATGGTATCATCGACCCTCGTATCAGAGTCGCGACAGAAGGAGGGGAATAA
- a CDS encoding ATP-binding cassette domain-containing protein, producing the protein MYDTTGQKKILEVKNLKQYFNVGTKNEVRAVDDVSFDIYEGETLGLVGESGCGKTTTGRAIIRLYNPTSGEIFFDGTEIHTLHDRKEQLAFRKDMQMIFQDPYASLNPRMKVRDIIAEGLKIHGLTTSEKEVDDRVAELLDLVGLNKDHSSRYPHEFSGGQRQRIGIARALAVDPKLIIADEPISALDVSIQAQVVNLLMELQKKQKLTFLFIAHDLSMVKYISNRIGVMYFGKLVELAPAEEVYNKPLHPYTESLLSAIPLPDPVYERNRTRFSYVPREDNGEPEAMREIVPGHFVYCRESDVPVLKEKYENY; encoded by the coding sequence ATGTATGACACAACAGGACAGAAAAAAATTCTGGAAGTAAAAAACTTGAAACAGTATTTCAACGTCGGCACAAAGAACGAAGTCCGAGCTGTTGATGATGTTTCCTTTGACATATATGAAGGCGAAACACTTGGCTTGGTAGGGGAATCCGGTTGCGGAAAAACGACGACCGGTCGCGCAATCATCCGCTTGTACAACCCGACTTCCGGTGAGATCTTTTTTGATGGCACCGAAATCCATACGCTGCATGACAGAAAAGAGCAACTGGCTTTCCGTAAAGATATGCAGATGATTTTCCAGGATCCTTATGCATCCTTGAACCCGCGTATGAAAGTACGCGACATCATTGCCGAAGGATTGAAGATCCACGGACTTACGACTTCCGAGAAGGAAGTCGATGATCGGGTTGCTGAGTTGTTGGATCTGGTCGGATTGAACAAAGATCATTCCTCCCGTTATCCGCACGAGTTCTCCGGCGGCCAAAGACAACGTATCGGAATCGCAAGAGCCTTAGCGGTGGATCCAAAACTCATCATCGCTGATGAGCCCATTTCCGCTTTGGACGTATCCATTCAGGCGCAGGTGGTCAACTTGCTGATGGAATTGCAGAAAAAACAAAAACTGACTTTCTTGTTCATCGCGCACGATCTGTCAATGGTCAAGTACATCAGCAACCGCATCGGCGTAATGTACTTCGGCAAATTGGTCGAATTGGCGCCTGCAGAGGAAGTTTACAACAAACCTTTGCATCCATATACGGAAAGCCTGTTATCGGCCATACCGTTGCCGGATCCGGTCTATGAGCGCAACCGCACCCGCTTCAGTTATGTTCCGCGTGAAGACAACGGTGAACCGGAAGCAATGCGAGAAATCGTTCCAGGGCACTTTGTTTACTGCCGTGAATCCGATGTTCCCGTATTGAAAGAAAAATACGAAAATTACTGA
- a CDS encoding DUF3899 domain-containing protein — MNFTKKNALVALFIFMGALAYQLIKFGSLSWTETSNILFMIAGLLLIIGLSGLVLASGNFDFFHYSIRKTLRREPKENGFKEPLNPHALSASVGKSYQNVLTIGLLLLGISIVCLWDYIL, encoded by the coding sequence GTGAATTTCACAAAAAAAAACGCACTCGTTGCATTGTTCATTTTTATGGGTGCATTAGCATATCAACTGATTAAATTTGGATCCTTAAGCTGGACCGAAACATCCAACATCCTGTTCATGATAGCGGGTCTATTGTTGATCATCGGGTTGTCCGGCCTCGTGTTGGCTTCCGGAAATTTCGATTTCTTTCACTACAGCATCCGAAAGACGCTCAGAAGAGAACCAAAGGAAAATGGCTTCAAAGAACCATTGAATCCGCATGCCTTATCAGCTTCTGTCGGAAAAAGTTATCAAAATGTCCTGACTATCGGCCTTTTGTTGTTGGGGATCAGCATTGTCTGTCTCTGGGATTATATTTTATAA
- the ilvB gene encoding biosynthetic-type acetolactate synthase large subunit: MKTKTKKGVTLLVEALKNEGVEVLFGYPGGSVLHIYDEFYKSESNHVLTRHEQGAVHAADGYARTTGKPGVCIVTSGPGATNVLTGIATAQMDSIPLIVITGQVHEAGIGKDAFQETDMIGMTTPVTKYNYQIRDAKDIPRIIHEAFYLANTGRKGPVVIDIPKNIGIQEVECDNCTENIGPIRNLPGYNPECLPVPEQIAKVNEAIAASKKPLILAGNGVIHAEAEKELLAFAEYYQIPVVNTLLGLGSFPIKHDLALSMGGMHGSYAANMALMECDLLLNFGSRFDDRMASDPTNFAPEAVIVHVDIDNAEIGKIMHTHIPVLSDAKLALQMLNDTKLAEVPDYSVWFSHVMDNKKQHPFRYEKSDTFIKPQHVVEYVGELTNGEAIVVTDVGQHQMWAAQYYPFTHGKQLLTSGGLGTMGFGVPAAIGAKMAYPDKTVVCFVGDGGFQMTNQELAILNANRLNVKYFILNNEVLGMVHQWQNKFYEGRFSHSEIPDSPDFVKLADAYGITAARVSDPDKVDEAIRTALNYPGPYVLDILISKDELVLPMVVSGRPNNEMEGV; this comes from the coding sequence ATGAAAACTAAAACAAAAAAAGGCGTAACCCTTCTTGTTGAAGCGTTGAAAAATGAAGGTGTTGAAGTTCTGTTTGGTTACCCAGGCGGTTCTGTTCTGCACATCTACGATGAATTCTACAAATCCGAATCGAATCACGTTTTGACAAGGCATGAACAAGGTGCAGTCCATGCGGCCGATGGATATGCCCGTACGACAGGCAAGCCAGGCGTCTGTATCGTGACCAGCGGACCCGGAGCAACGAATGTGTTGACCGGCATCGCAACCGCACAAATGGATTCCATTCCATTGATCGTGATCACTGGCCAAGTGCATGAAGCCGGTATCGGTAAAGACGCTTTCCAGGAAACGGACATGATCGGCATGACAACACCGGTGACGAAATACAATTATCAAATCCGTGATGCCAAAGATATCCCGCGCATCATCCATGAAGCTTTCTACCTGGCGAATACAGGCAGAAAAGGACCGGTTGTCATCGATATCCCGAAAAATATCGGTATCCAGGAAGTGGAGTGCGATAACTGCACAGAAAATATCGGTCCAATCAGAAATCTGCCGGGCTACAATCCGGAATGTCTGCCCGTGCCGGAACAAATCGCAAAAGTGAACGAAGCGATTGCAGCAAGCAAAAAACCGCTCATTTTGGCGGGTAACGGCGTTATACATGCAGAAGCTGAGAAAGAACTGTTGGCTTTTGCGGAATACTACCAAATTCCCGTTGTGAACACGTTGTTGGGTCTGGGCAGCTTCCCTATCAAACATGATCTGGCATTGAGCATGGGCGGCATGCACGGCTCCTACGCTGCGAATATGGCCTTGATGGAATGCGACTTGTTGCTGAACTTCGGCTCCCGCTTCGATGACCGTATGGCAAGCGACCCAACCAACTTCGCCCCAGAGGCAGTCATCGTCCATGTCGATATCGACAATGCCGAAATAGGCAAAATCATGCATACTCATATTCCGGTCCTGTCTGATGCCAAACTGGCACTGCAGATGCTGAACGACACGAAATTGGCGGAAGTGCCTGATTACTCGGTTTGGTTCAGCCACGTGATGGACAACAAAAAGCAACACCCGTTCCGTTACGAAAAATCCGACACGTTCATCAAACCGCAACACGTAGTCGAGTATGTCGGCGAATTGACGAACGGTGAAGCCATTGTCGTAACGGACGTTGGCCAACATCAAATGTGGGCAGCCCAATACTACCCATTCACGCATGGCAAACAATTGCTGACAAGCGGCGGCTTGGGAACGATGGGCTTCGGAGTTCCGGCAGCTATCGGTGCCAAAATGGCTTATCCTGACAAAACGGTTGTCTGCTTCGTCGGAGACGGCGGTTTCCAGATGACCAACCAAGAATTGGCGATCCTGAATGCCAATAGGCTGAATGTGAAGTACTTCATCCTGAACAATGAAGTACTGGGCATGGTTCATCAGTGGCAGAATAAATTTTATGAAGGCCGCTTCTCTCATTCCGAAATTCCGGACTCGCCAGATTTCGTGAAACTTGCGGATGCATACGGCATCACAGCTGCGAGAGTATCCGATCCGGACAAAGTGGATGAAGCGATCCGGACAGCTTTGAATTATCCAGGCCCTTATGTCTTGGATATCTTGATATCCAAAGATGAATTGGTACTCCCTATGGTTGTCAGCGGCAGACCAAATAACGAAATGGAAGGTGTGTAG
- a CDS encoding ABC transporter ATP-binding protein: MENILEVKDLQITFDTYAGKVKAIRGVSFDLKPGETLAIVGESGSGKSVTSRSIMRLLANNANIEHGEILFKGEDLVHKTEKEMQKIRGSEIAMIFQDPMTSLNPTQKIGKQIAEPIIKHQNISKEEAYKKAEELLQLVGIPNPAKRMKQYPHQFSGGQRQRIVIAIALGCNPDILIADEPTTALDVTIQAQILELMKDLQQKIKTSIIFITHDLGVVANVADRVAVMYAGKIVEVGTVDEIFYNPQHPYTWGLLSSMPTLDTQGTLYAIPGTPPDLLDPPIGDAFAPRSEYAMKIDTLYDPPFFKVSDTHSAATWLLHPDAPSVNPPEGIKNRRATFSEMYLAPSDELKMMDTADKEPAVLPHDNGPSIDSKITEKGGLM; encoded by the coding sequence ATGGAAAATATATTGGAAGTAAAAGACCTACAAATTACTTTTGATACCTATGCAGGTAAAGTAAAAGCTATCCGTGGCGTCAGTTTTGACCTGAAGCCAGGTGAAACGTTAGCCATCGTTGGTGAATCCGGCTCTGGTAAATCAGTGACTAGCCGCAGCATCATGCGTCTATTGGCGAACAACGCCAACATTGAACACGGCGAAATCTTGTTCAAGGGCGAAGATTTAGTGCACAAAACCGAAAAAGAAATGCAAAAAATCCGTGGTTCGGAAATCGCAATGATTTTCCAGGATCCGATGACTTCTTTGAACCCGACTCAAAAAATCGGCAAGCAAATCGCTGAACCGATCATCAAGCACCAAAACATCAGCAAGGAGGAAGCCTACAAAAAAGCTGAAGAACTATTGCAGCTTGTTGGTATCCCGAACCCTGCCAAAAGAATGAAGCAGTATCCGCACCAATTTTCGGGCGGACAGCGCCAACGGATCGTCATCGCGATCGCCTTGGGCTGCAACCCGGACATTCTGATTGCGGATGAACCGACAACAGCGCTTGATGTTACGATCCAAGCGCAAATCCTGGAATTGATGAAGGATCTGCAGCAAAAAATCAAGACCTCGATCATTTTCATCACGCATGACTTGGGTGTGGTGGCGAACGTCGCAGACCGCGTTGCCGTCATGTACGCCGGAAAAATCGTCGAAGTGGGAACTGTCGATGAAATTTTTTACAATCCGCAGCACCCGTATACATGGGGTCTGTTAAGCTCGATGCCTACATTGGATACGCAAGGAACGCTGTACGCAATCCCTGGAACACCCCCGGATTTGTTGGATCCGCCGATCGGTGATGCTTTTGCGCCCCGTAGTGAGTATGCGATGAAGATCGACACTTTGTATGATCCGCCGTTCTTTAAAGTATCCGATACCCATTCGGCGGCTACCTGGTTGCTGCATCCCGATGCGCCATCCGTGAATCCTCCAGAGGGGATCAAGAACCGCCGTGCGACTTTCTCCGAAATGTACCTTGCTCCATCTGATGAACTGAAAATGATGGACACAGCAGATAAAGAACCGGCTGTTTTGCCTCACGACAATGGCCCGTCCATCGATTCAAAAATCACTGAGAAAGGAGGACTGATGTAA
- the opp3C gene encoding oligopeptide ABC transporter permease: MPTVTKDLFESASESSMQDKEKISAPSLSFMADSWRRLKKNKVAMVSLILLIIISMSSLLAPVIAPHDPNAQTVQYANMPPKIPGIDINGLNGTVKQNGVVIDKYEASNVPEDVYYYLGTDSLGRDLLSRILYGTRVSLFIAFMAALFNLTLGVVYGLTSGWLGGKVDNIMQRILEILSGVPNLVVVILMLLVLKPGISSIIIALALTEWLSMARVVRAQTLKLKNQEYILAARTLGQSPMKIAFRHILPNLAGVIIIQVMFSIPSAIFFEAFLSFIGIGIPAPNASLGTLINDGYKTFRFLPHLMWYPAGIMSVIMICFNLLADGLRDAFDPKMRD; this comes from the coding sequence ATGCCGACAGTCACAAAAGACCTTTTCGAATCAGCATCCGAGTCAAGCATGCAGGACAAAGAAAAGATCTCGGCGCCTTCCCTGAGCTTTATGGCAGATTCTTGGCGTCGTCTGAAAAAAAATAAAGTTGCGATGGTCAGTTTGATCCTCTTGATCATCATCAGCATGTCCAGTTTGTTGGCTCCGGTCATCGCACCGCATGACCCGAATGCGCAAACGGTCCAGTACGCAAATATGCCGCCGAAAATTCCCGGCATCGACATCAATGGCCTGAACGGAACCGTGAAGCAGAATGGCGTAGTCATCGATAAGTATGAGGCTTCCAACGTCCCTGAGGATGTATACTACTACCTCGGTACGGACAGCTTGGGACGCGATTTGTTGTCGCGGATCCTGTACGGTACCCGCGTCTCCCTGTTCATCGCATTCATGGCAGCCTTATTCAACCTGACTCTCGGCGTTGTCTACGGTCTGACATCCGGCTGGCTGGGCGGTAAGGTAGACAATATCATGCAGCGTATTCTGGAGATCCTTTCCGGCGTGCCTAACTTGGTAGTCGTTATTTTGATGCTGCTTGTTTTGAAGCCCGGCATCAGCTCCATCATCATTGCTTTGGCTTTGACTGAATGGCTTTCGATGGCGCGTGTCGTCCGTGCGCAAACACTGAAATTGAAAAATCAGGAATACATCCTGGCGGCCCGCACGTTGGGCCAATCACCGATGAAAATTGCCTTCAGGCACATTCTGCCTAACTTGGCTGGCGTCATCATCATTCAAGTAATGTTCTCGATTCCATCGGCAATCTTCTTCGAAGCATTCCTGAGCTTTATCGGTATCGGTATTCCCGCTCCGAATGCATCGCTTGGTACATTGATCAACGATGGTTACAAGACATTCCGTTTCTTGCCGCATCTGATGTGGTATCCAGCCGGAATCATGAGCGTCATCATGATTTGCTTCAACTTATTGGCTGATGGACTTCGTGACGCGTTCGATCCAAAAATGAGAGATTAG
- the ilvA gene encoding threonine ammonia-lyase IlvA, whose translation MTDELVNKEDVLKAYKVLRNVVKQTPMQHDAYLSQKYHANIFLKREDLQIVRSFKLRGAYYAISQLSEAETETGVTCASAGNHAQGVAYTCNHLGIKATIFMPSTTPSQKIDQVRYFGKEYVEIKLIGDTFDESNEAAHAYADEHNLTFIEPFNDRNVIAGQGTLAVEIHQDLVAEGETADMVFAAIGGGGLISGVSSYMKEAMPETKIIGVESLGAPGMKVSLDANKVTTLTDIDKFCDGTAVATVGDLTFRHCQQNVDDILVVPEGQVCGTIIDLYTKQAIVAEPSGALSVSALEQYKEEIKGKTVVCIVSGGNNDINRMAEIDERSLLYQGLKHYFIVNFPQRAGALKEFVNDILGANDDITKFEYTKKVHRSEGPVLIGILLKNKDDIEGLLSRLEKFDPHYISVNENSKLYSFLI comes from the coding sequence ATGACGGATGAGTTAGTGAACAAAGAAGACGTGCTTAAAGCATACAAAGTACTGCGCAACGTGGTCAAGCAGACACCCATGCAGCATGATGCGTATCTATCGCAGAAGTATCATGCCAACATCTTTTTGAAGCGGGAGGACCTTCAGATCGTCCGCTCCTTCAAATTGAGGGGCGCTTATTATGCCATTTCGCAGCTGAGCGAAGCCGAAACGGAGACCGGGGTAACCTGTGCCTCAGCCGGCAATCATGCGCAAGGGGTGGCTTACACATGCAATCATTTGGGCATCAAAGCTACCATCTTCATGCCGTCGACAACCCCTTCCCAAAAAATTGACCAAGTCCGGTATTTCGGGAAAGAGTATGTTGAAATCAAACTGATCGGCGATACATTCGACGAGTCGAATGAGGCCGCCCATGCTTATGCGGACGAACATAACCTGACCTTCATTGAACCTTTCAATGATCGCAACGTGATCGCCGGGCAAGGCACTTTGGCAGTGGAAATCCACCAGGATCTCGTTGCCGAAGGAGAAACGGCCGACATGGTATTCGCCGCAATCGGCGGCGGCGGTCTGATTTCAGGCGTCAGCAGCTACATGAAGGAAGCCATGCCCGAAACAAAGATCATCGGCGTGGAGTCCCTGGGCGCCCCTGGCATGAAAGTTTCGCTTGATGCGAATAAAGTGACGACTTTGACTGATATTGATAAATTCTGCGATGGGACTGCCGTAGCGACTGTCGGCGATTTGACCTTCAGACACTGCCAACAAAATGTCGATGACATCCTGGTCGTGCCGGAAGGACAAGTTTGCGGAACCATCATCGATTTATACACTAAACAAGCTATCGTAGCGGAACCATCCGGAGCGCTCTCGGTTTCTGCCTTGGAGCAATACAAAGAAGAAATCAAAGGCAAAACGGTCGTCTGCATCGTCAGCGGCGGAAATAATGATATCAACCGAATGGCCGAAATCGATGAGCGTTCCCTGCTCTATCAAGGTCTGAAGCACTATTTCATCGTGAACTTCCCGCAAAGGGCCGGTGCGCTGAAAGAGTTCGTGAATGATATATTGGGAGCGAACGATGACATCACCAAGTTCGAATATACGAAAAAGGTCCATCGCAGCGAAGGTCCTGTACTGATCGGAATCTTGTTGAAAAATAAGGACGATATCGAGGGTTTGCTCAGCAGGCTCGAGAAATTCGATCCGCATTACATTTCGGTTAACGAGAATTCCAAACTGTATTCCTTCCTGATCTGA
- the ilvC gene encoding ketol-acid reductoisomerase: MTKVYYDQDVTVKALEGKKIAVIGYGSQGHAHSQNLRDNGNDVIIGIRAGKSADKAKEDGFEVFPVAEATKQADVVMILIPDEQQAEVYAAEIAPNLEAGNAIAFGHGFNIHFGTITPAADIDVFMVAPKGPGHMVRRQFAKGSAVPALFAVYQDATGNARDLALAWTQGVGATRVGVLETTFKEETETDLFGEQAVLCGGTTHLVQAGFETLVEAGYQPEIAYFEVLHELKLIVDLMYEGGMEKMRYSISNTAEFGDYVSGPRVITPDVKDRMKDVLTDIQTGAFAKRFTDDYKAGFPDFHAMRAEQQGHQIEAVGAELRKMMPFVNEQQ; the protein is encoded by the coding sequence ATGACTAAAGTATACTACGATCAAGACGTAACAGTAAAAGCACTAGAGGGCAAAAAAATCGCCGTTATCGGATATGGTTCTCAAGGACATGCCCATTCACAAAACCTACGCGACAACGGTAATGATGTCATCATCGGAATCCGTGCAGGTAAATCTGCAGACAAAGCAAAAGAAGACGGATTCGAAGTATTCCCTGTTGCTGAAGCAACAAAACAAGCTGACGTAGTAATGATCCTTATCCCAGATGAGCAACAAGCTGAGGTATATGCAGCTGAGATCGCTCCTAACTTGGAAGCCGGAAATGCCATCGCATTCGGTCATGGATTCAACATCCATTTCGGTACGATCACACCTGCTGCTGATATCGATGTATTCATGGTTGCTCCAAAAGGCCCAGGCCACATGGTTCGCCGCCAATTCGCTAAAGGTTCTGCAGTACCTGCTTTGTTCGCAGTCTACCAAGATGCAACAGGCAACGCAAGAGACCTCGCTCTTGCTTGGACACAAGGAGTCGGCGCTACACGCGTAGGCGTTTTGGAAACAACATTCAAAGAAGAAACTGAAACTGACTTGTTCGGTGAGCAAGCTGTATTGTGCGGCGGAACAACACACTTGGTTCAAGCAGGTTTCGAAACATTGGTCGAAGCTGGCTACCAACCAGAAATCGCCTACTTCGAAGTATTGCACGAATTGAAATTGATCGTTGACTTGATGTATGAGGGCGGCATGGAAAAAATGCGCTACTCCATCTCAAACACAGCTGAATTCGGCGACTATGTTTCTGGACCACGCGTCATCACTCCGGATGTTAAAGACCGCATGAAGGATGTTTTGACGGATATCCAAACAGGCGCATTCGCTAAACGTTTCACTGACGATTACAAAGCTGGCTTCCCTGATTTCCACGCAATGCGCGCTGAGCAACAAGGCCACCAGATCGAAGCAGTCGGTGCTGAATTGCGTAAAATGATGCCTTTCGTGAATGAACAACAATAA
- a CDS encoding peptide ABC transporter substrate-binding protein, which produces MGNKKLSSLVLLSLSSALVLAACGGEGSTADSSGSAGADGSDQVLNLIESAEIPTMDSVQATDTVAFTALSNVNEGLYRQGLDGTVELGIAAEDPTVSEDGLVYTFTIREDANWSNGEPVTAADFVYSWRKLVDPASAASYSYMMDGVVANATEIMAGEVAPEELGVKAIDEKTLEITLTSPVPYFKDLLTLAMFFPQNQAFVEEQGDRYALSSESLLYNGPFVLANWDAASLSWTYEPNADYWDKDAVKLDAINVEVIKETSTALNLYDTDAIDRMILTGEYVSQRTGDAEMHTMPTSSVFYLKFNQQREATPLQNANIRKALAMAFDKQAYADVVLQNGSIPANGLVPEGLALDPSTGEDYREQNGDLLTFNAEEAKTYFEQGLAELGVESITLELLSDDTENAKRSSEFLQSQLQTNLPGLTVTLRNVPFKVRLEADTAGEYDIELAGWGADYADPINFLELFQTENGNNKSGYSNAEYDALIEEARTNVTDLDARWASLLAAEKILMEDAGIAPLYQRSYAVLQKPYVTDLGEHLVGADYSYKWASNSGAQNVD; this is translated from the coding sequence ATGGGCAACAAGAAACTATCATCTTTAGTGTTATTATCTTTAAGCTCCGCACTTGTATTAGCTGCATGCGGCGGAGAGGGAAGCACGGCCGATTCATCAGGGTCTGCAGGTGCGGACGGCAGCGATCAGGTGTTAAATCTGATTGAAAGCGCTGAAATCCCTACAATGGATTCTGTGCAAGCTACAGATACGGTTGCGTTTACTGCTTTAAGCAACGTAAACGAAGGTCTGTATCGCCAAGGGTTGGACGGAACGGTTGAATTAGGAATCGCAGCAGAAGATCCTACAGTCAGCGAAGACGGTTTAGTCTATACTTTCACTATCCGTGAGGACGCGAACTGGTCAAACGGCGAGCCTGTAACGGCGGCAGACTTTGTTTATTCATGGCGTAAACTGGTGGACCCTGCATCGGCTGCTTCTTATTCATACATGATGGACGGCGTTGTTGCCAACGCAACTGAAATCATGGCTGGCGAAGTTGCGCCTGAAGAGTTAGGCGTCAAAGCGATAGATGAAAAAACACTGGAAATCACACTGACTTCTCCGGTGCCATACTTCAAAGATCTATTGACCTTGGCTATGTTCTTCCCTCAAAATCAAGCTTTTGTAGAAGAACAAGGCGACCGATACGCATTAAGCAGCGAATCTTTATTGTACAATGGACCATTTGTGTTAGCTAACTGGGATGCAGCCAGCTTATCATGGACGTATGAGCCAAATGCAGATTATTGGGATAAAGATGCTGTAAAATTGGATGCAATCAACGTGGAGGTAATCAAAGAAACTTCCACCGCCTTGAATCTGTATGATACAGACGCAATCGACCGCATGATCTTGACTGGTGAGTACGTATCGCAAAGAACCGGCGATGCTGAAATGCACACAATGCCGACTTCTTCTGTATTCTACTTGAAGTTCAACCAACAAAGAGAAGCGACACCATTACAAAATGCAAACATCCGTAAAGCTTTAGCTATGGCTTTCGACAAACAGGCCTACGCTGATGTTGTCCTGCAAAACGGTTCCATCCCTGCAAACGGATTGGTTCCTGAAGGTCTTGCTTTGGATCCTTCAACCGGCGAAGATTACCGCGAACAAAATGGCGATCTTTTGACCTTCAATGCTGAAGAAGCTAAAACATACTTCGAACAAGGATTGGCTGAATTGGGTGTAGAATCCATCACTTTGGAATTGTTGAGCGATGACACAGAAAACGCGAAGCGTTCTTCTGAATTCCTGCAAAGTCAGTTACAGACAAACCTGCCTGGCTTGACTGTAACCTTGCGTAACGTACCTTTCAAAGTCCGTCTTGAAGCTGATACTGCCGGCGAATACGATATCGAATTAGCTGGATGGGGAGCTGACTATGCTGACCCGATCAACTTCCTGGAATTGTTCCAGACAGAAAACGGCAACAACAAATCCGGTTACTCGAATGCTGAATACGATGCTTTGATCGAAGAAGCGCGCACAAACGTGACTGACCTTGATGCAAGATGGGCTAGCCTGCTTGCCGCTGAAAAGATCTTGATGGAAGATGCGGGTATCGCACCACTTTATCAACGTTCTTATGCAGTTCTGCAAAAACCGTATGTCACAGATTTGGGCGAGCACTTGGTTGGTGCTGACTACTCATACAAATGGGCCTCAAATTCTGGAGCACAGAACGTGGATTAA
- the ilvN gene encoding acetolactate synthase small subunit has translation MLRLIQTKVVNKPGVLNRITQVILKPQYNIDTLTLTGTEDYDVSLITVGINFDTLAAAELLTKQLEKQVDVISATDITEKRLGLRA, from the coding sequence ATGCTAAGATTAATCCAAACCAAAGTCGTGAATAAGCCAGGCGTATTGAACCGCATCACGCAAGTGATCCTGAAGCCACAATACAATATCGATACTTTGACGTTGACCGGAACGGAAGATTATGACGTATCCTTGATCACTGTCGGCATCAACTTCGATACCTTGGCTGCTGCTGAACTGTTGACGAAACAGTTGGAAAAACAAGTCGACGTCATCAGCGCAACCGACATCACCGAAAAGCGTTTAGGCCTCAGAGCGTAA